A genome region from Accipiter gentilis chromosome 13, bAccGen1.1, whole genome shotgun sequence includes the following:
- the TRIM13 gene encoding E3 ubiquitin-protein ligase TRIM13 isoform X1: MDMMELLEEDLTCPICCSLFDDPRVLPCSHNFCRKCLEGILEGNVRNVLWRPSPFKCPTCRKETPVTGVNSLQVNYSLKGIVEKYNKIKVTPKMPVCKVHSGQPLNIFCRTDMQLICGLCATRGDHTKHVFCSIEEAYSQEKRAFETLFQGFETWRCGDALSRLDTLETSKRKALQMLTKDSDKVKEFFEKLQHTLEQKRNEILSDFETMKLAVMQAYDPEINKLKTILQEQRMAFNIAEAFKDVSEPIIFLQQMQEFREKIKVLKETPLPCSSVDISPTMKSFDTSQWNGIKLVDVDKLALPQENNTLKFKIPSVFSRRFIVNSLICLLILAVTRMSFVESVVDNLQCWKSQFFTISLSYLADTVEIADHAVFYWEQMTDGASLLREKCKNYTLVVLDNVAQFVCKYKLL; encoded by the exons ATG gATATGATGGAGCTCCTAGAGGAAGATCTCACCTGTCCCATTTGCTGTAGCCTGTTTGATGATCCTCGTGTCCTGCCCTGTTCACACAACTTCTGCAGAAAGTGTCTGGAAGGAATCCTTGAGGGAAACGTGAGGAATGTGCTTTGGAGGCCATCCCCTTTCAAGTGCCCCACGTGCAGGAAGGAAACTCCCGTTACTGGAGTCAACAGCTTGCAAGTCAACTATTCCCTGAAAGGTATCGTGGAGAAGTATAATAAAATCAAAGTAACTCCGAAAATGCCTGTGTGCAAAGTTCACAGCGGGCAACCCCTTAACATTTTTTGCCGGACAGACATGCAGCTGATCTGTGGGTTATGTGCCACCCGTGGTGACCACACAAAGCAcgttttctgttctattgaagaAGCTTATTCCCAGGAGAAGCGGGCTTTTGAAACCCTGTTTCAGGGCTTTGAAACTTGGCGTTGTGGAGATGCCCTCTCGCGACTGGATACTTTAGAAACCAGTAAGAGGAAGGCTCTGCAGATGCTGACCAAAGATTCTGACAAAGTGAAGGAGTTCTTTGAGAAGCTGCAGCACACACTGGAGCAGAAACGAAATGAGATTCTCTCTGACTTTGAGACCATGAAGCTTGCAGTGATGCAGGCCTATGACCCGGAAATCAATAAACTGAAAACAATTCTGCAAGAGCAACGGATGGCTTTTAACATTGCGGAGGCCTTCAAAGATGTGTCTGAACCCATTATATTTCTGCAACAGATGCAGGAGTTCAGGGAAAAAATCAAGGTGCTCAAAGAAACCCCTTTACCTTGTTCCAGTGTGGACATCAGCCCTACAATGAAGAGCTTTGATACCAGCCAGTGGAACGGAATAAAACTAGTTGATGTGGACAAACTTGCCTTGCCTCAGGAAAACAACACTCTTAAATTCAAGATTCCCTCGGTCTTTTCACGCAGATTTATAGTGAACTCTCTTATTTGCTTGCTTATTCTTGCTGTCACCAGAATGTCCTTCGTGGAGTCAGTCGTTGACAATCTCCAGTGCTGGAAATCTCAATTCTTTACAATTAGCTTGTCCTATTTGGCAGATACAGTGGAGATAGCAGATCATGCAGTCTTTTACTGGGAACAGATGACAGATGGAGCTTCACTTCTAAGAGAAAAGTGTAAAAACTATACGTTGGTTGTACTGGATAATGTTGCACAGTTTGTGTGCAAATATAAACTGTTGTGA
- the TRIM13 gene encoding E3 ubiquitin-protein ligase TRIM13 isoform X2 produces the protein MMELLEEDLTCPICCSLFDDPRVLPCSHNFCRKCLEGILEGNVRNVLWRPSPFKCPTCRKETPVTGVNSLQVNYSLKGIVEKYNKIKVTPKMPVCKVHSGQPLNIFCRTDMQLICGLCATRGDHTKHVFCSIEEAYSQEKRAFETLFQGFETWRCGDALSRLDTLETSKRKALQMLTKDSDKVKEFFEKLQHTLEQKRNEILSDFETMKLAVMQAYDPEINKLKTILQEQRMAFNIAEAFKDVSEPIIFLQQMQEFREKIKVLKETPLPCSSVDISPTMKSFDTSQWNGIKLVDVDKLALPQENNTLKFKIPSVFSRRFIVNSLICLLILAVTRMSFVESVVDNLQCWKSQFFTISLSYLADTVEIADHAVFYWEQMTDGASLLREKCKNYTLVVLDNVAQFVCKYKLL, from the coding sequence ATGATGGAGCTCCTAGAGGAAGATCTCACCTGTCCCATTTGCTGTAGCCTGTTTGATGATCCTCGTGTCCTGCCCTGTTCACACAACTTCTGCAGAAAGTGTCTGGAAGGAATCCTTGAGGGAAACGTGAGGAATGTGCTTTGGAGGCCATCCCCTTTCAAGTGCCCCACGTGCAGGAAGGAAACTCCCGTTACTGGAGTCAACAGCTTGCAAGTCAACTATTCCCTGAAAGGTATCGTGGAGAAGTATAATAAAATCAAAGTAACTCCGAAAATGCCTGTGTGCAAAGTTCACAGCGGGCAACCCCTTAACATTTTTTGCCGGACAGACATGCAGCTGATCTGTGGGTTATGTGCCACCCGTGGTGACCACACAAAGCAcgttttctgttctattgaagaAGCTTATTCCCAGGAGAAGCGGGCTTTTGAAACCCTGTTTCAGGGCTTTGAAACTTGGCGTTGTGGAGATGCCCTCTCGCGACTGGATACTTTAGAAACCAGTAAGAGGAAGGCTCTGCAGATGCTGACCAAAGATTCTGACAAAGTGAAGGAGTTCTTTGAGAAGCTGCAGCACACACTGGAGCAGAAACGAAATGAGATTCTCTCTGACTTTGAGACCATGAAGCTTGCAGTGATGCAGGCCTATGACCCGGAAATCAATAAACTGAAAACAATTCTGCAAGAGCAACGGATGGCTTTTAACATTGCGGAGGCCTTCAAAGATGTGTCTGAACCCATTATATTTCTGCAACAGATGCAGGAGTTCAGGGAAAAAATCAAGGTGCTCAAAGAAACCCCTTTACCTTGTTCCAGTGTGGACATCAGCCCTACAATGAAGAGCTTTGATACCAGCCAGTGGAACGGAATAAAACTAGTTGATGTGGACAAACTTGCCTTGCCTCAGGAAAACAACACTCTTAAATTCAAGATTCCCTCGGTCTTTTCACGCAGATTTATAGTGAACTCTCTTATTTGCTTGCTTATTCTTGCTGTCACCAGAATGTCCTTCGTGGAGTCAGTCGTTGACAATCTCCAGTGCTGGAAATCTCAATTCTTTACAATTAGCTTGTCCTATTTGGCAGATACAGTGGAGATAGCAGATCATGCAGTCTTTTACTGGGAACAGATGACAGATGGAGCTTCACTTCTAAGAGAAAAGTGTAAAAACTATACGTTGGTTGTACTGGATAATGTTGCACAGTTTGTGTGCAAATATAAACTGTTGTGA
- the KCNRG gene encoding potassium channel regulatory protein → MSNQEVVILSVGGVRFVTRASTLQQFPESRLARMLNSDDPEFKLVNGEIFVDRDGTLFRYIMDFLRTLQVSLPTDFSDYQRLQREAEFYGLYPLADLLSQEHLLKPRLEILEVRFSLQEMQAFFWIFGSCSTTIETLAEQITVFTGQQSGQSWNSPFPSQKPLVPLPLERPSHHNMVFQCGYDYSAGDQFVARYVSIKPDNRKLINGTNVLGLLLDTLLKDGFRLISTRTVSSEEKVECYSFERMQRPAGPAVMVNPTPGSSGVAQARRNQVQKGK, encoded by the exons ATGAGTAATCAAGAGGTGGTCATTCTGAGCGTGGGAGGTGTCAGATTTGTAACCCGGGCTTCTACCTTGCAGCAGTTCCCCGAGTCCAGGTTAGCACGGATGTTGAACAGTGATGACCCGGAATTTAAACTGGTGAATGGAGAGATTTTTGTGGACAGAGATGGAACTTTGTTTAGGTACATCATGGACTTCTTGAGGACTCTCCAGGTCTCCTTACCTACTGATTTCTCAGACTATCAGAGgctgcagagagaagcagaaTTCTATGGACTCTACCCTCTGGCCGACCTCCTGAGCCAGGAACACTTGCTGAAGCCGAGGCTGGAGATCTTGGAAGTGCGTTTTTCTCTCCAAGAGATGCAGGCCTTTTTCTGGATCTTCGGTTCCTGCAGTACCACCATTGAGACACTAGCTGAACAGATCACTGTGTTTACAGGGCAGCAGTCAGGACAGAGCTGGAACAGcccttttccttctcagaaaccACTCGTTCCACTTCCTTTGGAAAGGCCTTCTCATCACAACATGGTGTTTCAGTGCGGTTATGATTACTCTGCTGGTGACCAGTTTGTGGCCAG gtaTGTTTCCATAAAGCCTGACAATAGAAAGCTGATTAACGGTACTAATGTGCTAGGCCTGCTGCTTGACACTTTGCTCAAAGATGGATTTCGCCTCATAAGCACCAGAACAGTCTCCAGTGAAGAAAAAGTCGAATGCTACAGTTTTGAAAGGATGCAGAGGCCAGCAGGCCCTGCTGTCATGGTGAACCCAACCCCAGGGAGCTCTGGGGTAGCACAGGCAAGGAGAAACCAAGtgcagaaagggaaataa